One window from the genome of Sphaeramia orbicularis unplaced genomic scaffold, fSphaOr1.1, whole genome shotgun sequence encodes:
- the LOC115415733 gene encoding NLR family CARD domain-containing protein 3-like, whose amino-acid sequence MSLSVDEEEDGAELSHDTNRGLSIKEPPGGSNEPGPSDPQGQYNRPRAESPVSTCLSMKSDRSRRSPPYFSREPGPSDTEGQYNRPRAESAVSTCLSMKSDRSMWNPPNFSREPGPSDTEETERTHVPEVDPASCSLCQKVQSDPVRTSCGHWLCRQCITSYWDQSGSSGDSSCPQCEETSSTRAELQIHSSVQIEHKLSLRSRCECVTEGTEETGSRTRLNRIYTELYITEGQSEDLHTQHEVRTLETVSKKMIQERPIRCQDIFKALPEQQKPIRVVLTNGVAGVGKTFSVLKFTLDWAEGLENQDVSLVVPLSFRELNLVSDEQYSLLTLLHVFHPTLQKVTAEQISVCKLVFICDGLDESRLSLDFHHCQVVSDVTQKSSVNVLLINLIKGNLLPSALIWITSRPAAANQIPPSCVHRVTEVRGFTTDDQKEEYFKKRSTDEDVSNKMISHIKTSRSLHIMCQIPVFCWISSTVLEHMLTSDQREELPKTLTDLYSHFIMVQTKRKNKYKKGHETSVEELTKADMEVLLKLGRLAFEQLEKRNMVFYQEDLDQCGLDVTEALVYSGVCTEIFKTETVIFQKTIYSFVHLSVQEFLAAVYIYHCYTSNNNEVLERLVGDVPSMCVRRFRVTFSLSDSLDVFLAEVMLKSLESENGHLDLFLRFLHGLCLESNHRLLGGLLGPKENRPESIRKVIMNLKQMNTWNICPDRSINIFHCLTEMKDQTVHQKIQEFLKSENRSQKELSEIQCSALAYMLQMSEEVLDELNLKKYNTSDEGRRRLIPAVRNCREAILSSCGLSQTHCEVVASALKSNPSHLRLLDLSYNDLQDSGVKLASGLESPNCRLETLRLSNCRLSQISCSSVASALKSNPSHLIKLDLSRNNLQNSSLKELCDFLQSPHCKLQDLRLYECSLSKISCSYLAAALKSNPSHLIKLDIRKNNLEYSDVKELEDLVQSPHCKLEKLWRW is encoded by the exons ATGAGTCTGAgtgtggatgaagaggaggacggaGCAGAGTTATCCCATGATACAAACAGGGGTTTGTCCATAAAGGAACCTCCAGGGGGCAGTAATGAACCAGGACCCTCTGATCCACA aggtcagtataacagacccagagcagagtctccagtgtccacatgtctgtccatgaagagtgaccgGTCCAGGAGGAGTCCTCCATACTTCAGtcgtgaacctggaccttcagacacaga aggtcagtataacagacccagagcagagtctgcagtgtccacatgtctgtccatgaagagtgaccgGTCCATGTGGAATCCTCCAAACTTTAGtcgtgaacctggaccttcagacacaga AGAGACGGAGAGGACTCATGTTCCTGAGGTGGACCCAGCGTCCTGTTCTTTGTGTCAGAAGGTCCAGAGTGATCCGGTCCGGACCAGCTGCGGACACTGGTTGTGCAGACAGTGCATCACTTCATACTGGGACCAGTCTGGTTCATCAGGAGACTCCTCCTGTCCCCAGTGTGAAGAAACATCCAGCACAAGAGCTGAGCTGCAGATCCACAGCTCTGTCCAAA ttgaacataaactcagtctgaggagcagatgtgaatgtgtgactgaaggaactgaggaaacaggaagtagaacccgtctaaaccggatctacactgagctctacatcacagagggacagaGTGAAGACCTTCATACCCAACATGAGGTGAGGACGCTGGAGACAGTTTCCAAGAAGATGATCCAAGAAAGGCCAATCAGGTGTCAGGACATCTTCAAAGCCTTACCCGAGCAGCAGAAACCCATCAGAGTGGTTCTGACCAACGGCGTGGCTGGAGTTGGAAAAACCTTCTCGGTGCTGAAGTTCACTCTGGACTGGGCCGAGGGTTTAGAAAACCAGGACGTCAGTCTGGTGGTTCCGctgtccttcagagagctgaacctgGTCTCAGATGAGCAGTACAGTCTGCTGACGCTGCTCCATGTTTTCCATCCAACATTACAGAAGGTCACAGCAGAGCAGATCAGCGTCTGCAAACTTGTGTTCATCTGCGACGGCCTGGATGAAAGCAGACTGTCACTGGATTTCCACCACTGTCAGGTTGTTTCAGACGTCACTCAGAAGTCATCAGTCAACGTCCTGTTGATCAACCTCAtcaaggggaacctgcttccatcagctctGATCTGGATAACATctagacctgcagcagccaatcagatccctccttcatgtgtgcacagggtaacagaggtccgaggcttcaccactgatgaccagaaggaggagtacttcaagaAGAGATCCACTGATGAAGATGTGTCCAACAAAATGATCTCACACATCAAGACATCCAGGagcctccacatcatgtgtcaaatcccagtcttctgctggatcagttctacagttctggagcacatgttgacttcagaccagagagaagagctgcccaagaccctgacagacctgtactcacacttcatcatggtccagacaaagaggaagaacaagtacaaaaaaggacatgaaacaaGTGTAGAAGAGCTGACAAAGGCAGACATGGAAGTCCTTCTGAAGTTGGGGAGGCTGGCGTTTGAACAACTGgagaaaagaaacatggtgttCTACCAAGAAGACCTGGATCAGTGTGGTCTGGACGTCACAGAGGCCTTGGTGTACTCAGGAGTTTGTACAGAGATCTTCAAAACAGAGACTGTGATCTTCCAGAAAACAATCTACAGCTTTGTTCACCTGAGtgttcaggagtttctggctgcagtcTACATCTACCACTGTTACACCAGCAACAACAATGAGGTTCTGGAGAGGTTGGTAGGAGACGTACCTTCCATGTGCGTGAGGCGTTTCAGAGTCACTTTTAGCCTCAGTGACAGCCTGGATGTTTTCCTCGCTGAAGTCATGTTGAAATCCCTTGAGAGTGAGAACGGACACCTGGATCTGTTTCTTCGTTTCCTTCATGGCCTCTGTCTGGAGTCCAACCACAGACTTTTAGGAGGTCTGCTGGGtccaaaagagaacagaccagagAGCATCCGTAAAGTCATCATGAACCTGAAGCAGATGAACACTTGGAACATCTGTCCTGACAGAAGCATCAACATCTTCCACTGTCTGACGGAGATGAAGGACCAAACAGTCCATCAGAAGATCCAAGAGTTCCTGAAGTCAGAGAACAGATCACAGAAGGAACTGTCTGAGATCCAGTGTTCAGCTCTGGCCTACATGTTGCAGATGTCAGAGGAGGTTCTGGATGAACTGAACCTGAAGAAGTACAACACATCAGATGAAGGAAGACGCAGACTGATCCCAGCTGTGAGGAACTGCAGAGAGGCCAT ACTTTCTTCCTGTGGACTCTCACAGACTCACTGTGAAgttgtggcctcagctctgaagtctaatccttcacatctgagacTTTTGGATCTGAGTTACAACGACCtacaggattcaggagtgaaactGGCGTCTGGACTGGAGAGTCCAAACTGCAGACTGGAAACTCTGAG GTTGAGTAACTGCCGtttatcacagatcagctgttcttctgtggcctcagctctgaagtccaatccttcacatctgataaaactggatCTGAGTAGAAACAACCTCCAGAATTCATCactgaaggagctgtgtgatttcctgcagagtccacattgtaaactacaggatctgag